From the genome of Turicibacter faecis, one region includes:
- the cls gene encoding cardiolipin synthase, whose amino-acid sequence MAILMFISRVISLFLMVVLIFYKRKEPALLMAWLLLLVFLPPIGCVMYLLFERTPLPRKAGLFLNDIKDERRGRQASVSLNDKITSLVHFNENYNSSRLYLYQDFMYFADGKSKYQQLFKDIEGAKQSIHLQYFIIREDEVGRQLVQLLTEKAAQGVEVRLIFDSAGCFGTRLKYFASLMEAGGQVYQFHPPTFRLIGLNYNYRNHRKIVVIDGRIGYLGGMNIGNEYMSLDPKFSPWRDAHLRLVGDAVWELQHRFLKDYYMVCDHQEDERYIKDHLNHYFASPLSTTLCPMQIVSDGPDTTTDDIKLTFVKMIQSAVHTIQIQTPYFIPDSLFLETLKIAAYSGVKVEVMIPTIADHHYVYRTTTSFIKELREANIDVYFYKGFLHSKIIIIDEELCTIGSTNIDQRSFKINYEINAFIYDKTLTRQAVHQFQLDLENCLLVDDSYEQNKSAWIRFEEKVYRLVSMLL is encoded by the coding sequence ATGGCAATCTTAATGTTTATTTCCCGTGTGATCAGCCTGTTTTTAATGGTTGTCTTAATTTTTTATAAAAGAAAGGAGCCAGCGCTCTTAATGGCCTGGCTGCTTCTTTTAGTCTTTCTTCCTCCAATTGGTTGCGTGATGTACTTATTGTTTGAACGGACCCCCTTGCCGAGAAAAGCCGGACTTTTTTTAAATGATATTAAAGACGAGCGCAGGGGGCGCCAAGCATCGGTTTCCCTCAATGATAAAATAACATCGCTGGTCCATTTTAATGAAAATTATAACAGTAGCCGCCTCTACCTCTATCAAGATTTTATGTATTTTGCAGACGGAAAAAGTAAATATCAACAATTATTTAAAGATATCGAGGGAGCTAAGCAATCCATCCATCTTCAATATTTTATTATTCGAGAAGATGAGGTCGGTCGTCAATTAGTCCAGTTATTGACTGAAAAAGCGGCACAAGGGGTTGAAGTTCGCCTGATTTTTGATAGTGCTGGTTGCTTTGGGACCCGACTTAAATACTTTGCTTCCCTTATGGAGGCAGGGGGACAGGTCTATCAATTTCATCCTCCAACCTTTCGCTTAATTGGATTGAATTATAATTATCGTAATCATCGTAAAATTGTCGTGATTGATGGTCGAATTGGGTATTTAGGTGGGATGAATATTGGAAATGAATATATGTCTTTGGACCCTAAATTTTCACCATGGCGAGATGCTCATTTACGTTTAGTAGGCGATGCTGTTTGGGAGTTACAACATCGCTTTTTAAAGGACTATTACATGGTGTGTGATCATCAAGAAGATGAAAGATATATTAAAGATCACTTAAATCACTATTTTGCCTCTCCTTTATCAACGACTCTGTGTCCAATGCAAATTGTTTCAGACGGCCCTGATACGACGACAGATGATATTAAGTTAACATTTGTTAAAATGATTCAAAGTGCCGTTCATACAATTCAAATTCAAACGCCGTATTTTATTCCTGATTCGTTGTTTTTAGAGACGCTCAAAATTGCAGCTTATTCAGGGGTAAAAGTTGAGGTGATGATTCCAACGATAGCGGACCATCATTATGTGTATCGCACCACGACCTCATTTATTAAAGAATTGCGTGAAGCCAACATTGACGTTTATTTTTATAAAGGATTTTTACATTCAAAGATTATTATTATCGATGAAGAGTTATGTACGATTGGGTCAACAAATATAGATCAACGAAGTTTTAAAATTAATTATGAAATTAATGCCTTTATTTATGATAAAACATTGACGCGTCAAGCGGTTCATCAGTTTCAACTGGACTTAGAAAATTGTTTGTTAGTGGATGATTCCTATGAACAAAATAAATCAGCTTGGATTCGGTTTGAAGAAAAGGTCTATCGACTGGTCTCCATGCTTCTTTAA
- a CDS encoding DEAD/DEAH box helicase has translation MNLNQTRIKNRAANPAVFSRAQAFYNSGGKIQYYVTYDPTDLYQIFAEVEDDGQTYHILINLDDQSKILHDQCDCGTFLSNFGSCKHAIAVLLKVYEDQIRNKLVIHSAGDESDAIIDELLTSYELQLSSVIHQEWNEKDVSLVPKLVMGDEHQELGFEVSVKKQRAYVVRDIYKLATDILNENVVSYGKELQFKHSMLQFDLQSRPFARFICEIIQEYDVYAKQLPTLGPVKATKCLALTPRWLDQFYQLYQGQTLACDISGLASQVMTLHPYEPTIEFRLTQEGTDYYLSHNLGPFRLGAGLNYSYIFCEHECFRCSEAFVKKIFPILRTLTQSSHYELQMNEAHMSRFLSLVVPNIKEYIKDTSLDLLYETFKVYPLEVKFYLDSLKRGGIGLDVHFCYGETIIKVHETTASTGAILRDALKETQALAMVEQYQFKKGTSNAYALEDEELIYSFLQDGIDELKKIGSVYASESFKAIKIQEPKSFSVGIRLKNDWLSLNFDDLEFSAAEYKKILASYRQNKKYFRLKDGSFINLKNDYVEKLASFMDDLSIDERQLDETEILIPKYRALYLDQLMKVSPTLSIKRDTSFDALVEEFHHVEDAEFCIPPSLAKTLRHYQETGYRWLKTLSKYQMGGILADDMGLGKTLQVISVLVSEQEKGTKPALIVAPSSLVYNWEREIHKFAPTLKTIIVQGTPKVREQLIEQGANVDVVITSYDLIRRDISHYENQRFRYCILDEAHYIKNHSTLSSKAVKKIKAEIRFALTGTPIENSLSDLWSIFDFILPGYFGTYTQFKKKYEAPVMKNQNLNLLSRIHQQVAPFILRRLKKDVLKELPEKIETSLYCEMDKTQKDLYYAMVYEMKEEMNSEIKTQGIERSRIKILALLMRLRQICCDPALYLENYKGESAKLQLCLQLVEECIATGHKVLIFSQFTSMLDILSKALQQKEIEHLMLTGATKTSERLALTEQFNTDHTPVFLISLKAGGTGLNLTGADVVIHYDPWWNMSAQNQATDRAHRLGQEKKVQVFKLFVKDTIEEKIEQLQKRKRDLTEAIVQEGETFINQLSNEELVQLFEDDYSF, from the coding sequence GTGAACTTAAATCAAACGCGGATTAAAAATCGAGCAGCCAATCCTGCTGTTTTTTCGCGTGCTCAGGCCTTTTATAACAGTGGGGGAAAAATTCAATACTATGTGACGTATGATCCAACTGATTTATATCAGATCTTTGCAGAAGTCGAAGACGATGGACAAACCTATCATATTTTAATTAACTTAGATGACCAGAGCAAGATTCTTCATGACCAGTGTGACTGTGGAACATTTTTATCTAATTTTGGCTCATGTAAACATGCGATCGCTGTCTTATTAAAGGTTTATGAGGATCAAATTAGAAATAAGTTAGTGATTCATTCGGCAGGCGATGAGTCCGATGCCATCATCGATGAATTATTAACGTCATATGAGTTACAATTATCATCGGTTATCCATCAGGAATGGAATGAAAAGGATGTAAGTCTCGTTCCCAAACTTGTGATGGGAGATGAGCATCAAGAATTAGGATTTGAGGTATCGGTAAAAAAGCAACGCGCTTATGTCGTGCGCGATATTTATAAACTCGCGACGGATATTTTAAATGAGAATGTCGTGAGTTATGGCAAGGAGCTTCAGTTTAAGCATTCGATGCTTCAATTTGATTTGCAGTCGCGGCCATTTGCTCGATTTATTTGTGAAATTATCCAAGAATACGATGTTTATGCGAAACAACTACCGACGCTTGGCCCCGTTAAGGCGACCAAGTGCCTAGCTTTAACGCCAAGATGGTTGGACCAATTTTATCAACTGTATCAAGGGCAGACACTAGCCTGTGATATAAGTGGCCTTGCCTCGCAGGTGATGACCTTACATCCGTATGAGCCTACGATTGAATTTCGATTGACGCAGGAAGGGACAGATTACTATTTATCGCATAACTTGGGGCCCTTTCGATTAGGCGCGGGGTTAAACTATTCTTATATTTTTTGCGAACATGAGTGTTTTCGTTGCAGTGAGGCGTTTGTTAAAAAAATATTTCCTATTTTAAGGACATTGACGCAGTCTTCTCATTATGAATTGCAAATGAACGAGGCTCACATGTCGCGCTTTTTATCACTCGTTGTTCCAAATATTAAAGAGTATATTAAAGATACATCATTAGATTTACTGTATGAAACGTTTAAAGTTTATCCCCTAGAGGTTAAATTTTATCTGGATTCGTTAAAACGCGGGGGGATTGGATTAGATGTCCATTTTTGCTATGGTGAAACGATAATCAAGGTTCATGAAACTACTGCGTCAACAGGGGCCATTTTGCGAGATGCGTTAAAGGAAACACAGGCTTTAGCAATGGTGGAACAGTATCAATTTAAGAAGGGAACCTCGAATGCCTATGCACTAGAAGATGAGGAACTCATTTATTCTTTTTTACAAGATGGGATTGATGAGTTAAAAAAAATAGGGAGTGTTTATGCATCTGAAAGTTTTAAAGCGATTAAGATTCAGGAACCGAAGAGTTTTTCCGTAGGAATTCGTCTTAAAAACGATTGGCTCAGTTTAAATTTTGATGACTTAGAATTTTCGGCCGCTGAATATAAAAAAATCCTTGCTTCTTATCGCCAAAATAAAAAATATTTCCGTCTAAAAGATGGATCATTTATTAATTTAAAAAACGACTATGTTGAAAAATTAGCGTCTTTTATGGATGATTTAAGCATTGATGAAAGGCAACTCGATGAAACAGAAATTTTGATCCCTAAATATCGGGCGCTATATTTAGATCAATTAATGAAGGTCAGTCCGACGCTTTCTATTAAACGCGATACATCATTTGATGCACTCGTCGAAGAGTTTCATCACGTTGAAGATGCAGAGTTTTGTATTCCGCCATCACTTGCAAAAACACTGCGCCATTATCAAGAGACAGGTTATCGTTGGTTAAAAACGTTGTCTAAGTATCAAATGGGAGGAATTTTAGCAGATGATATGGGGCTTGGGAAAACATTACAGGTCATTTCAGTTCTTGTATCCGAACAAGAAAAAGGAACAAAACCAGCATTGATTGTAGCCCCAAGTTCCCTTGTTTACAACTGGGAACGTGAGATTCATAAATTTGCACCGACGTTGAAAACCATCATTGTTCAAGGAACGCCTAAAGTTAGAGAGCAACTGATTGAACAAGGGGCTAACGTCGATGTCGTGATTACGTCATATGATTTAATCCGACGCGATATTTCTCATTATGAAAATCAAAGATTTAGATACTGTATTTTAGATGAGGCCCATTATATTAAGAACCATAGCACGCTAAGCTCAAAAGCAGTAAAAAAAATTAAGGCTGAGATACGTTTTGCCTTAACAGGGACACCTATTGAGAATTCATTATCTGACTTATGGTCTATTTTTGATTTTATTTTACCGGGGTATTTTGGGACATATACGCAATTTAAGAAAAAATATGAGGCTCCGGTGATGAAAAATCAAAATTTAAATTTATTGAGTCGCATTCATCAACAGGTTGCCCCCTTTATTTTACGACGTCTGAAAAAGGACGTGCTGAAAGAATTACCAGAAAAAATTGAAACGAGTCTCTATTGCGAGATGGATAAGACGCAAAAAGACTTATATTATGCGATGGTTTACGAAATGAAAGAAGAAATGAACAGTGAAATTAAAACGCAAGGTATCGAGCGAAGTCGCATTAAAATTTTAGCCTTACTCATGAGATTGCGACAAATTTGCTGTGATCCCGCCCTTTACTTAGAAAATTATAAAGGGGAAAGTGCGAAGTTGCAGTTATGCTTACAATTAGTTGAAGAATGTATCGCGACGGGGCATAAGGTTTTAATTTTTTCACAGTTTACGTCGATGCTTGATATTCTGTCAAAGGCCCTTCAACAAAAAGAAATCGAACACTTAATGTTAACGGGTGCCACAAAAACAAGTGAGCGGTTAGCATTAACTGAACAATTTAACACCGACCACACGCCCGTCTTTCTTATTTCTTTAAAAGCGGGAGGAACTGGATTAAATTTAACAGGTGCGGATGTGGTGATTCATTACGATCCATGGTGGAATATGAGTGCGCAAAATCAGGCCACTGACCGTGCCCACCGATTAGGTCAAGAGAAAAAGGTTCAAGTGTTTAAATTATTTGTAAAAGATACGATTGAAGAGAAGATTGAGCAATTACAAAAACGAAAACGTGATTTGACAGAAGCAATCGTTCAGGAAGGTGAAACCTTTATTAATCAATTAAGTAACGAAGAATTGGTTCAACTTTTTGAGGATGATTATTCATTTTAA
- a CDS encoding autorepressor SdpR family transcription factor — protein MNKAFQALADPTRRTILKKLNKGEMTAGQIAACFDMSKPSITHHLNILKNANLIQSEKRGQFVVYTLNTTVIGDVVGWFYEFGYRL, from the coding sequence GTGAATAAAGCATTTCAAGCATTAGCAGATCCAACAAGGAGAACGATTTTAAAAAAATTAAATAAGGGGGAGATGACAGCGGGGCAAATTGCCGCGTGTTTTGATATGAGTAAACCCTCGATTACCCATCATTTAAATATCTTGAAAAATGCCAATTTAATTCAGAGTGAAAAGCGAGGTCAATTTGTTGTTTATACGTTGAATACAACAGTGATTGGCGATGTTGTTGGTTGGTTTTATGAGTTTGGGTATCGACTTTAA
- a CDS encoding DJ-1/PfpI family protein produces the protein MGKILVFLFDGMTDYEISFICHVLRTDAGKDIITVAYEDRVIKSQAGFNLDPDCTLSEVVDLDVEGLILCGGREVDIKPSLMRLIKRCDKERKLLAAIGTAGTIMLAKSGVLDEATYTTPLTAWTTKYQYVYGIQDPFPRDNYIDKRLVRDRHIITAQSIAFLDFTLEICAWFKLFQNHQEKHAFARLVKGA, from the coding sequence ATGGGGAAGATTTTGGTTTTTTTATTTGATGGGATGACGGATTATGAAATTTCATTTATTTGTCATGTTTTGCGCACAGACGCGGGGAAAGATATTATCACGGTTGCCTACGAAGATCGTGTGATTAAATCACAGGCAGGATTTAATTTAGACCCTGACTGTACCTTGTCAGAAGTCGTTGATTTAGATGTTGAAGGATTAATTTTATGCGGGGGGCGCGAGGTAGATATTAAACCTTCATTAATGAGGCTGATTAAACGTTGTGATAAGGAAAGAAAATTATTAGCTGCTATTGGTACAGCGGGAACCATTATGCTAGCAAAATCAGGGGTTTTAGATGAAGCAACGTATACGACGCCATTAACGGCATGGACGACAAAATATCAGTATGTCTATGGGATTCAGGATCCATTTCCTCGAGATAATTATATTGATAAACGATTGGTCCGTGACCGTCATATCATTACCGCACAAAGTATCGCTTTTTTAGATTTCACCTTAGAAATTTGTGCATGGTTTAAGTTATTTCAAAATCATCAGGAAAAGCACGCGTTTGCTCGCTTAGTTAAGGGGGCTTAA
- a CDS encoding DedA family protein — MQVILDYLSEYGLFFLFVIVFLEYLNLPGLPAGIIMPAVGILVAANDMSFLMALVVSVLAGLLGSYVLYLIGYFLGHPILEWFYERFEQMRPAIERAIRYTDQYGDKGVFIARLIPVARTLVSLTVGTVRMNVLKFTIYSTFGIIIWNFVFIYAGYGFGHLFLK; from the coding sequence GTGCAGGTTATTTTAGATTATTTATCCGAGTATGGATTGTTTTTTTTGTTTGTCATTGTTTTTTTAGAATATCTTAATTTACCAGGGTTACCTGCAGGAATTATTATGCCAGCGGTCGGTATTTTAGTCGCGGCTAATGATATGAGCTTTTTGATGGCTTTGGTAGTATCTGTATTGGCAGGACTCCTTGGAAGTTATGTCCTATATTTGATTGGGTATTTCCTAGGCCATCCCATTTTGGAATGGTTTTATGAACGCTTTGAGCAAATGCGCCCGGCGATTGAGCGGGCGATACGGTATACGGATCAGTACGGGGATAAGGGAGTCTTTATTGCACGACTCATTCCGGTAGCACGAACATTAGTCTCATTGACGGTTGGGACTGTTCGAATGAATGTCTTGAAATTTACGATTTATTCGACGTTCGGAATTATCATTTGGAATTTTGTCTTTATTTATGCCGGTTATGGATTCGGTCATTTATTTTTAAAATAG
- a CDS encoding DUF2680 domain-containing protein has product MKKLNMVFSTALLAATLGFTAYAKDEVKEVPNHPQLTEEQKAEVKQQFEADYKEMQEKFNQLTDDQKEEIYELYDKVNVAKVKLLDKYVELELMTEEEVEDIQKHMAEMSEKIREEKQFIGFKAPCPAKQTEKTN; this is encoded by the coding sequence ATGAAGAAATTAAACATGGTTTTTAGTACGGCTTTATTAGCCGCAACACTTGGTTTTACAGCGTATGCTAAAGATGAGGTTAAAGAAGTTCCTAATCATCCTCAATTAACAGAGGAACAAAAAGCGGAAGTGAAGCAACAATTTGAAGCCGATTATAAAGAAATGCAAGAAAAATTTAATCAATTAACAGATGATCAAAAAGAAGAAATTTATGAGTTATATGATAAAGTTAATGTTGCTAAAGTAAAATTATTAGATAAATATGTTGAGCTTGAACTGATGACTGAAGAAGAAGTAGAGGACATTCAAAAACATATGGCAGAAATGTCGGAAAAAATTCGAGAAGAAAAACAATTTATTGGCTTTAAAGCACCTTGTCCAGCTAAACAAACAGAAAAAACGAATTAA
- a CDS encoding metallophosphoesterase codes for MLVLVVVAVILFFYREQNAFSTTFYRLTTHKFHSTQGQIRIVQLSDLHSKTFGRKNKRLINKIKRLNPDLIFATGDLISSTDTNGGAFLDLIDGLKGQYPIFYIEGNHETTARYDQMNNESGWYDDFLRQLKEKGICRLDNAYQQVEVNGEELFIYGLTLPLTHYKAVPQAIKDRANHREITDLSEVFSPLRLESINILLAHSPFLATLYEKHGFDYTYSGHVHGGILRLPFVGGVLSPERKFFPTYSCGIYSMNRMTLIVSRGLGKLRLFNRPHLVVVDLVADPNKPRHPKG; via the coding sequence ATGCTCGTGTTGGTGGTTGTTGCGGTTATCTTGTTTTTTTATAGGGAACAAAATGCCTTCTCGACGACTTTTTATCGATTAACAACGCATAAATTTCACTCTACACAGGGACAGATACGAATCGTCCAGTTATCGGATTTACATTCTAAAACGTTTGGACGGAAGAATAAACGATTAATCAACAAAATAAAAAGGCTAAATCCAGATTTAATTTTTGCAACGGGTGATTTGATCTCATCTACAGATACCAACGGTGGCGCTTTCTTAGATCTTATTGATGGGCTGAAAGGTCAATATCCCATCTTTTATATTGAAGGAAATCACGAAACGACAGCTAGATATGACCAGATGAATAATGAAAGTGGTTGGTATGATGACTTTTTAAGGCAGTTAAAAGAAAAGGGCATTTGCCGATTAGACAATGCTTACCAACAAGTAGAAGTGAATGGGGAGGAACTGTTTATCTATGGATTAACGCTCCCCTTAACGCATTATAAGGCAGTTCCTCAGGCGATAAAAGATCGAGCGAACCACCGTGAGATTACTGATTTATCTGAGGTGTTTTCACCACTTAGGTTAGAGTCAATCAATATTTTATTGGCACATTCCCCATTTTTAGCAACGTTGTATGAAAAGCACGGATTTGATTACACCTATTCAGGGCATGTTCACGGAGGGATTTTGCGACTTCCTTTTGTAGGTGGTGTGCTCTCCCCCGAACGGAAGTTTTTCCCTACGTATAGCTGTGGTATCTATTCCATGAATCGGATGACACTCATTGTGAGTCGTGGATTAGGGAAGCTTCGCTTATTTAATCGTCCCCATTTAGTTGTGGTAGACTTAGTTGCTGATCCAAACAAACCTCGGCACCCAAAAGGTTAG
- the trpS gene encoding tryptophan--tRNA ligase, whose translation MSRILSAIQPSGTLTIGNYLGALKNFVELQDEHDCLFFIVDQHAITVPQDRLELRKRIKELTALYLACGLDPNKATIFIQSEVPGHTQLAWMLTCNTSMGELERMTQYKDKVQKQTAKGQGISAGLFMYPVLMAADILLYDVDFVPVGDDQKQHVELTRDLAERFNNRFGETFKVPEVWIPKRGARVMSLQEPTKKMSKSDDNPRNFVLMTDEPNVIRKKIKSAVTDSDGVIAYDRQNKPGISNLLDIYSAFTSESIESLVARYEGCGYGQFKSDLAEIVVAELEPIQQRMKELLKSNVIDEVLDAGAKRANQLAFKKVKKVEHKMGLGRKK comes from the coding sequence ATGTCAAGAATTTTATCAGCTATTCAACCGTCAGGAACATTGACAATTGGAAATTACTTAGGGGCATTAAAAAATTTCGTTGAGTTACAGGATGAGCATGATTGTTTATTTTTCATCGTTGATCAACATGCGATTACAGTCCCACAAGATCGCCTAGAGCTACGCAAACGGATTAAAGAGTTAACAGCCCTTTATTTAGCGTGTGGACTTGACCCAAATAAAGCAACCATCTTTATTCAATCAGAAGTCCCAGGACACACACAATTGGCTTGGATGTTAACATGTAATACCTCAATGGGTGAACTTGAACGCATGACGCAATATAAAGATAAGGTTCAAAAGCAAACGGCTAAAGGACAAGGAATTAGTGCTGGATTATTTATGTATCCTGTTTTAATGGCAGCTGATATTTTATTATATGATGTTGACTTTGTCCCTGTTGGGGATGACCAAAAACAACACGTGGAATTAACGCGTGATTTAGCAGAACGCTTTAATAACCGTTTCGGTGAAACGTTTAAAGTCCCTGAGGTGTGGATCCCTAAAAGAGGGGCACGCGTCATGTCTTTACAAGAGCCAACGAAAAAAATGAGTAAGTCAGATGATAACCCACGTAACTTTGTTTTAATGACGGATGAACCAAATGTGATTCGTAAAAAAATAAAGTCGGCCGTGACTGATTCAGATGGCGTTATTGCTTATGACCGTCAAAATAAACCGGGAATTTCAAATTTATTAGATATCTATTCAGCCTTCACTTCTGAATCGATTGAATCACTCGTCGCACGTTATGAAGGATGCGGATATGGTCAATTTAAGTCAGATTTAGCTGAGATTGTTGTTGCAGAGCTTGAACCGATCCAACAACGCATGAAAGAGTTGCTAAAATCGAATGTGATTGATGAGGTGCTTGATGCGGGGGCAAAAAGAGCTAATCAATTAGCTTTTAAAAAAGTTAAAAAAGTAGAACATAAAATGGGATTAGGACGTAAAAAATAA
- a CDS encoding adenylate kinase yields MMKKVLIIGSPGAGKSTFARRLRTITDLPLYYLDQIWHCSDGTHILEQAFDQQLERLLQKDQWIIDGNYSRTLERRLAACDTVFLLDYPVEVCLLGAASRIGHQREDLPWIEREFDADFKQHILDFPQKRLPYLYEQLAAVKLEKTIIVFKSRDEAQLYLKRLANKGRCVGDKRGE; encoded by the coding sequence GTGATGAAAAAGGTATTAATTATTGGAAGTCCTGGTGCTGGAAAAAGTACATTTGCCAGACGATTACGTACAATCACGGACTTACCGCTTTATTATTTAGATCAAATCTGGCATTGTTCAGATGGGACACACATTTTGGAACAGGCATTTGATCAACAATTAGAACGCTTATTACAAAAGGATCAATGGATTATTGATGGAAATTATAGTCGGACCCTCGAACGGCGCTTAGCAGCTTGTGATACGGTGTTTTTACTTGATTACCCAGTAGAGGTTTGTCTACTGGGGGCAGCTTCAAGAATTGGCCATCAACGGGAGGATTTACCCTGGATTGAACGGGAGTTTGATGCCGATTTTAAACAACACATTTTAGACTTTCCTCAAAAAAGATTACCTTATCTGTATGAGCAATTAGCAGCTGTCAAATTAGAAAAGACAATTATCGTCTTTAAATCGCGGGACGAGGCACAACTTTATTTGAAAAGGTTAGCGAATAAGGGGCGATGCGTGGGAGATAAAAGGGGGGAATAG